The genomic stretch ACGAGCCAACGCACGATCGGCGTCGTCTCGAAGAGGCGCTGGTAATTGCTCAGCGTGAGCTCGCGCGGCACGATCTCCGGCGGGACCTTCACCACGTACTGGGACGGACTGAGCGACGTGAGGAAGAGCCAGTAGAGCGGGAACAACGAGAGAAGCCCGGCTGCGAGCAGGACGAGATGGACAGGGAGCTTGGTCCTAATACTCGACATCGGACCGTAGGGAGCGGAACTGCACGACGGCGACGGCGACGGCCATGATGAAGAGGACGACGGCCATCGCGCTCGCCAGGCCATAGCGGCCGAACTGGAACGCCGTGCTGTACACGAGCTGGACGATCGTGATCGTCGCGTTGTTCGGACCGCCCCCGTTGGTCATCACGTACACGCGCTCGAAGACCTGGAACGCGAGGATCGTGTAGACGACGAGCAGGTAGAGCGTGGTCGGCTTCAGCAGCGGTACGGTGATGTACCACCACTTCGTGAGCGGGCCGGCGCCTTCGACCTCGGCTGCCTCATAGAGCTCTCTTGGGAGCGCGCCCATCGCCGCCGAGTAGAGGACGACGCCACCGCCGGGGATCGTGAGCACCGCGCTCAGGATCACCGCGGCCAGTGCCTGGTCCGAGCTGCCGATCCATCGGAAGGGCTCGATCCCGAGTACCCCTAGGACGGTGTTCGCGAGACCGTACGGGTTCGGATTGAAGATCCAACGCCACACCATCGCGACGAGGATCGCGGAGTTCACCAGCGGGAGATAGAAGAGGGCGCGATAGAAGGTCTGGCTCTTGCGGCCGAGCGGCTGGATGAGGCTCGCGACGACGAGCGCGAGCGTCAGTTGCGCGGCAACGACGACGAGCGAGTACAGGACCGTGTTGCCGAGCGCCTGGCGGAACACCGGATCCTCGGCGAGCGTGACGAAGTTCGCCATCCCGACCCACTCGCTGCTCGCGATGCGCGCGCTCTGCAGCGACAGCGCGAACGCCTGCACGACGGGCAGGAGCGTGAAGACAACGAACAGCGCGAAGGTCGGCAGGACGAAGAGATACGACCAACCGTGACGCCGCAGCGCGGCGCCCACGCTATTTGTTCGCTTCGTCCAGCAGCTTCTGCGCGTTCGGCGCGACTTCGTCCAGCGCCTGCTTCGCCGTCTTCTTTCCCTCGAGGGCCGCGTCGCGCGCCGGACGCAGGTACTTCTGGTCGATCTCCGCCCAGGTGCTCACGTTCGGCAACACGTAGGTGAACGAGCCCATCTTCGCGACTTTCGCCTTCGCGGGGTGGTACTCGCCGTAGATCCCGGCCGCGCTCGTGCGCGCGGCGGGCGCGAGCCAGTATTCGACCGGCGGGCTCATCTTGTTCAGGTCCGGACCGATGTCGGGACCGGTGAGGTACTTCGCGAACTGGTGCGCCGCAGCCTTCTTCTCGGCATCCGCCTGCTCGCGCACGGCGATGAAGCCGACGCCACCCCACGCGGTCTGCGCGGTCTTGCCCTTCGGGAAGTTCGCGATCTCCCAGTTCGTACCGTACTTCCACTTCGGGTCCGCGTTGAGCACGTTGATCATCGCGCTCGGTCGCTGGAGGATCCCGATCTCGCCGCTGATGAAGCGCGCCTGTGAGTCGTTGGGGTTGAGCGTGAGGAAGTCGGGCGGCATGACCTTCTCTTTCGCGAGCGCGATCCACCGCTCGAGCCCGCTCACGGCCTCCGCGCTGTTGAACGTCCACGTCTTGACGTCCCTGTCATACAGGCGGCCTCCGTCGATGAGCATGAACGCGAACTCGTCGTTCGCGTGCGCGAAGCCGTAGATCTGCTTCCCGTCGGCTCGTTTGAAGGTGAGCTTCTTGGCCGCGTCCAGGAACTGCTCGTAGGTCCAGGTGCCGTCCGTCGGCGGAGTGACACCGCGCTCCTTGAAGAGGTCGAGGTTGATGTACTCGAACCACGGCACGATCCAGAGTGGATACGCCACGACCTTGCCCTTGTACGTCGTCGCGGTGAGCGCGCTCACATTGAAGTCGCTCCGTTCGGCCGAGGTGAGCGGCGGCTCGGACAGCTGGCCCGCGGCCGCGTATTTGAGGACGTCGCCGCCGGTCGTGTGGAAGACATCTGGGCCGGCCTTCTGCTGGAGGATCGCGAGGTCGAACTTCTGGTCCGTCTCGGGACCGAACGGCCCGCCCTGGATCGAGATCGTGAAGTTCGGGTTACGTACGCGGAAACCCTTCACCGCGCCGTCCGATGTCACGGTCTCGGCGTTCTGCGTTCCCGGGGTGTAGTTCCGGCGCCACCACTCGATGCTCACCGGCTTCGCCGCCGCTGCGGTCGGTGCCCCGGTCGCCACCGGGTTTGCCGCCTGAGGTGGCGGAGAACCGCACGCGGTGGCGACGCCGACCGCCGCAAGCGCTTGGAGGAACCGCCTGCGATCCATCTTCGGTCCGGCTTCGCGCTCCATCCTTGCTCCCTCCATGCGGATCTCGGGCTCGACTATACCTGCGCGGTGGTCCTCAGTCGGCGCGCACTGAATCGCGCCCTCCTCGAACGGCAGTTCCTACTTGCTCGGTCCAAGATCTCCGCGAAGGACGCCATCGAGTGGCTCGTCGGCATGCAGGCGCAGGTGCCTCTGGACCCATACATAGGACTGTGGACCCGGCTCGAGGGCTTTCGTACCGATGAGCTCGCGAAGCTGATCACCGACCGGCGAGCGGTGCGCATCGGACTGATGCGCGGCACCGTTCATCTCGTTACCGCGCGCGACGCGCTCGCGATCCGGCCCGTCGTGCAGCCGGTCTACGAGCGCATGTTCGTGAGCGCGAGAGACGACGTTGGCGCCCCGACCTTCACGAGCCGGCTCGCCGGTCTCGACTTGGAGGCGGTGCTCGCTCTGGGCCGGAATCTCGTGGATGAGACCCCGCGCAGCGCCGCGGAGCTTCGTCCGCTCCTGAAGAAGCGCTGGCCGGAGCGGGACGCCGACGCGCTCGCCGCGGCCGTGCACTTTCACCTGCCGCTCGTGCAGGTGCCGCCACGTGGTGTCTGGGGCGCGAGTGCTCAGCCGCGACACGCGTTGCTGCAGACGTGGCTCGGCCGCGATGTGGCCGGCGACGCTTCTCCCGACAAGCTGATGCAGCGGTACCTGCGCGCCTTCGGCCCAGCGACCGTCGCCGACGCCAGGACCTGGTCGCGCCTCACTGGGCTGCGCGAGGTCTTCGAACGGCTCCGGTCGAGCCTGCGCGCGTTCCGCGACGAGAGAGGACGCGAGCTCTTCGATGTGCCGGATGGTCCGCTGCCGGATCCCGACACGCCCGCGCCGCCGCGCTTCCTGCCGGAGTACGACAACGTCTTCCTCTCGCACGACGACCGCTCCCGCATCGTCCGTGATGACGTCCGCTGGTCGCAGAGGTCGGTGATGGAGGGTCGGTTCGGGACCGTGCTCATCAACGGATTCATCGGAGCGACATGGAAGATGAGCCGCGAGAAGGGCGACGCGCGGCTGCTCGTCGCGCCCGTCGTCCCGGTGGCGAAGCGCGACCTGGCCGCCGTGGCTGAGGAGGGCGCGCGACTGCTGGCGTTCACAGACCCCGACGCCAATTCGCGGGACGTGAGTGTCGCGCAGGCGACGAAATCCGCGCCGGGCTCGCGCCGTACTCCGAGTAAGACCACAATTTCGCGGAGGGCCAAGAAGGGGGACTGAGATGCCAACGACAAAGGAATCGCTGTTCGAGACGTTCCACATCGACGAGGAGGGCGTTGACCGGGTCATCGAGCGGATCAAGGCGCTGATCGAGGAGGGAAACGCCCGCCGCCTGCTGGTCAAGACCCGCGACGGTGTGACGCTCATCGAAGTCCCGCTGACCCTCGGTGTCGTGGGCGCGCTGCTGCTGCCGGTCTGGGCGGCCATAGCCGCGATCGCCGCGATCGTGACCGACGCGGTCGTCACGGTGGAGAAGCGAACGGACGACAAGGCCTAGACGCGATCGCGCGCTAGCGTTCTGTCTCGCATGACGCGGCAGCGCATCGCGATCGGCGGGATGCACATCGAGTCGAGCGCGTTCTCGCCGCATCGCAGCGGCGCGGCGGACTTCACCGTCCTGCGCGGCGCCGAGCTGCTCGCGCGTTACGACGACCTTCCCGCTCAGGTCGAGTGGCTGCCGCTCGTGCACGCGCGCGCGCTGCCGGGCGGCGCGGTCGTGCGCGACTTCTACGAATCGGTGAAGAGCGAGCTCCTGGGCGGCCTGCGTGCCGCGCTTCCACTCGATGGGGTATTTCTCGACATCCACGGTGCGATGAGCGTGGTCGGCATGACCGACGCGGAGGGGGATCTTGCGACGGCCGTCCGCGAGGTCCTGGGCCGCGGGGCGCTGCTCTCGGCGGCGATGGATCCGCACGGCAACATGTCGCGTCGCCTGGCGTCCGCGCTCGACCTCGCGACCTCGCATCGCATGTCGCCGCACGAGGACGCGCCGCTCACCCGCCGTCGCGCCGTCGCGAATCTCGTCGCTTGCCTCGACCGAGGTATCCGTCCGCGCAAGGCCTGGGTCCGCGTGCCCGTGCTGCTCCCGGGTGAGAAGGCGAGCACCAGGGACGAGCCCGCGCGTTCCATTTACGGCGCGCTTGCCGCGATCGAGCGGCTCGCCGGCATCATCGATGCGGCCGTGTGGATCGGCTACGCGTGGGCCGATGAACCGCGGTGCAGCGCGGCCGTCCTGGTGACCGGGACGGACGAGGACGCGATCGCACGTGAGGCGCGCGGTCTGGCCGAGCGGTACTGGAACGCGCGCGCGGAGTTCGCGTTCAGCACCGCCGCTGGCGACGCGGACTGGTGCATCGCGACCGGTCTTGCGAGTCGCGCTCGTCCTTTCTTCATCAGCGACTCTGGGGACAATCCGACTGCGGGTGGCGCGGGCGATGTCGCCTTCATGCTCGAGCGCCTCATCGCGCAACCCGCGCTCGCTTCCGGCCGAGCGACGGCGATCTGGGCGAGCGTCGTCGATCCGACCGCGGTCGCGCGGTGCGTCGACGCGGGCGAAGGTGCGACCGTCGATCTGCGGGTGGGCGGCGCGTTCGGATCGACACAGGGCGCGGGCACAGCGCTGCGTGGGGATGTGCTGCGGATCGCGTTCGGCGACCCCATCGGCGGCGACATCGCGGTCGTCGCGACCGGCGGCGTGCGCGCGGTCCTGACCAGCCGCCGGAAGCCATTCCACTTCATCCGCGACTTCACCGAGCTCGGTCTCGATCCGGCAACGCACGACCTCACCGTCGTGAAGATCGGCTATCTCGTGCCCGATCTGTACGACGCTGCGAAGGGCTGGGTCCTAGGACTCACGCCGGGCGGCGTCGATCAGGACATCGTCCGGCTCGGCCACCGCGGGCTCGACCGCCCGATCTATCCGCTCGACCCCCAGATGCCCGCCCCCGACCTCGCGCCGGTCATCCTGCACTAGCGCCGTTACAGAAAGGGACCAGTCCGCTCTCGCCATGGGCTGTTCGGGCTATCCCCGATGACAAAGCAGCCCGGTGGCGTTAGTCCGTGCGAGTGAACAGCACCGAAACCACGCCCGCGCCCGCCGACGGCGGCCGCCAGGTCGGCCAGGTCCTCGCCGGCCGCTATCGCCTCGCGATGTTCAAAGGCGGCGATGACCTCGCCGACCTGTGGCACGCGCTCGACGACTCCAGCGAGAAGGTCGTGACCCTCGAGATCCTGCGCGATCGGAGCAACGAGCCCGCCCGGCAGCGTTTCCTCGCCGAGGCTCGCCGCATGGCCGCGATCGAGCGTCCCTCGGTGATGCGCGTCGCGTCGATCCACGACGGAGCGACGGACACGTTCATCGTGTTCGACCACCTGATCCCACTGCCCGTCGTCATGACCGAGCTTTCAGCGATCGCGAAGGACGTGAAGCCCGCGACGAAGGCCGCGGACGAGAGGACGACCGTGCTCGGTGCGATGGCGGGACCGACGCGTCCACCCGTTGCGCCGGAGCCCGTCGCAACACTGCAAGCCGCCATCGATGCGATCGAAGCGGTGGACGAGACACCAGCTTCCAATTTCGAGACCGCAGCGCCCGGGACGCCGGCTGCGTCTGCGTCGACCACCGGGCCAACGCAATCGGCGTCGGCCGTGTCCGGCGCGCTCGCCACGGCCAAGTCCGACGTCGCGGCTGTCGTGGCCGAAGTTCGCGCGCTGCTTCCGCAGGGCATCGACACGTCCGCCCTGACATCGTTCATCACGCGCGCCTCGGCGCGCATGCGTCGCGTCGCGGGAGCGGCATCGAGCGTGCGCGGCCCATCATCGAGTCCCGCGAGCGCGCCGCCTCGCGCCGCCGATGTGAAGGGCGATGCTCGTCAGACGGCTGGCACAGGCGCAGCGCAGTCGGTCGCCTCGCTCGGAACGCGCGTCGCATCGAGCGCGGCGCCCTTCATCGCGCGCGCTGCATCGAATGCGGCTCCGCTGATCGCCCGTGTCGCATCGAGCGCCGGTCCGCTGATGGCGCGTGCAGCGTCGAACGCGGGTCCGCTCGTCGCGCGGGCCGCGTCGGGCACAGGTCCGCTCATCGCGCGCATCTCGCGCGTCCACCCGGTCATCCTCGCAATCCCGATCGGTCTGCTCCTCCTTGGTATCTTCGTGCTGTCACCGCTCGACGATGCGATCGTCGAAGTCCTTCGGGGGGCGCCGTCGCCATCCGCGACGGGTGTCCCGCGCCCGGCTCTCGCTCCCGCCCCATTCACGGTGCCGCCGCTCAGCGCGTATGGCGCCGCGTTCGAATCGCAGGGCCCCTATCCGACGACGACTCCGAACGGCACCGTCGAGTGGGTCGTCGCGCTTCGCAACACGGGCTCGGCGGGTTGGTATCGCGGCATCGAGGGCGCGCAGGCCGCACTCGCGCTGCCCAACGGCGCTGGCGTCGCCGTCCAGACGACGGAATACGTCGCGCCTGGCCAGGTGGGCTGGTTCGTCGTGAAGTTCCGCGCTCGCGCGGAGCTGGGTACGTACAACGTGCAGCTCCTGCCGCGCATCGACGGCCGCGGGCCGCTGCAGGACCTCGGCATCTACACCGTCGTCACGGTCTCACAGAACCCGTAGCGTCGCGTCGTGCGACGCGTCCGGACCGCCGTCACGCTCCTCCCTTACGCGCTCGTCGTGCTCCTTGCGGTCGGTCTCGCGATCGCCGGCCGCCTCTCGACTCCGGATGCGGTGAGAGTCGCGTCGTCGACGCCGACGGCGGCCGTCGCGTCGCCGACCGCTGCCGTCGCCTCGCCAACCGCGAGCGTGGTCTCATCGGAAATCGCGACTCCCGCCGCAGCGTCCGCGAGTCCGTCGGCGACCGCGTCGGCTAGCCCGAGTGCGAGCCAAACCGCGAGCCCGACGACGTCGTCGCTCGCCAACGACGCGAGCGAGATGCTGCGCGTGCACAATGCGCTTCGCGCCGCGGTCGGCGCGCCCGCGGTGCGCGCAGACGACCGTGTGACTGCCGCGGCGCAGCGCCATGCGGAGTACCTCGCTCGGAACGACGCGCTCGGTCACGACGAGGTCCCCGGTGCGCCGGGCTTCAGCGGCGTGTTCGTGCGCGATCGGCTCGCGGCGCAGGGGTACAGCGACGCGAACGCCAGCGAGGTCGCGACCTCGTTCACCTCCGGCACCGACGGCGTCCGCTCGCTCTGGGTCCTCCCATATCACCGGCTCGGCCTCATGCATCCGGAGGCGGTCGTCGCTGGATGGGGCCATGCGGAGATCAGTGGGCGTTCCATAACCGTGGGCGTGATCGTGTACGACTTCGCTGCGCCCGCGCCCGACCGCGTGCGCGCTCCGGCACCGGACCAGCGCGTCGCCGGCGCGTACTCCGGCGAGGAGATCCCCGACGTATTGCCCGCGGGCGCCTCGCGACCGGTCGGCTATCCGATCATGGTCGTGTATTCGAGCGCGCGCGCCGTCGATCTGCGCAGCGCGCGCCTCGTACAGGTCGGCGGGCCGGACTTCGCGTACCACGTCGTGCCGCAGCTCTACGAACGCGATTACGTCGCGGTCATACCCGCGGCGCCGCTCACTCCTGGCGCGCGCTACCGGGTGCGCCTCGAGCTGACGGTCGCGGGTGCGGATGTCGTTGAGGAATGGGAGTTCCAGGCCGAGCGCTAGGCGACTATCTGACGGTCACCACCGCGTAGATGCCGAGATCCGGGAGCGGACCGCGGCCGTTGATCGCGGGGCGCAGGCGGATCGTGTGCGGACCAAGCTCGCTCGGCGCGCGGAAGTGCGCGACGAACCAGCCCGTCTGACCGGGCCCGACGTACTGCGTCGATTGCACGGCGACGACGGTGCCGTCGTCGAGGATGAGCGAGGCCTGAGCGCCGTCCACTCCGCGATACCAGCCGGCGGAGCCTGTGTTGCGGAGCGCGAGCGTCCATTCGACCGTGCTGTTCGGCGACGCGTTCGGATAGGGTGCCTGCGACTCGAACGTCGCGCCATACGCGCCGAGCGGCGGCACGTCGAACGCGGGGCGAACGAGAGCAGGCATCGTGCCGGCGTTGGTCGCGTCGGCAGCGGGATGCGTCTGCTGGAGCAACACGCCGGCGACGATGAGCGTTGCCGCAGCGACACGGAAGGAAAGCTCCGGGCGAGCCTTCGCGAACGCGACAGCGCGGCGTGCCCCGCCACGTGAGAGCAGGCTCGACACGGCGGCGCGCCCGCGACGCGTCACGCGACCCAGGACCGCGAGCTCTTCATCGATGACGACCGCGAGCGCGACGCCGTACACGAACGTGCGCGGACGGCCGTAGCGGCGCGTGGGATCCGGCTCGAGACCGCGACGCAGCACGCTCGCGACGCGCGGCGACGGATGCGCACCGAGCAGCTCCTTCGCGATCGCCGCGAGCCCGTAGACGTCGCTCGCGCGGGACGCTGCGCCGCCCGCGGTCACCTCGGGAGACGCGAAGCCGGGCGTGCCGCGCACGACCTCGGGCGGATGACCGATCGGTTCGGCGATGCCGAAGTCGAGCAGCCGCGGTCGTCCGTCGGCCGCGATGAGGACGTTCGCGGGCTTGAGGTCGAGGTGCACGAAGCCGTGCGAGTGGAACGCCTCGACCGCGTCGGCGATCTGGATCAGCAGGAGCGCGATCTTGCGCGGCGGGAGCGCGGGGCCGGTCCGTGCGATCTGGTCGAGCGGCTCGCCCTCGACATGCTCGAACGCGATGAGCGTGTCGCCCAGCGCCTCGTGGATGCCGAGGACCGGGACGATCGACGGATGGTCCAGCGTTTCGAGACGGCGCGCCTCGGCCAGGAAGTGGCGCCGCGCGTCCGAGTCCTTCGGGTCGCGGAGGATCTTCACCGTGACGGGGCGGTCACGCGACTCGTCGTAGGCGCGCCAGACGTCCGCCGTGCCACCGGTGCCGATGTGAGCGGCGAGGCGGTAGCGCCCGGCGACGACCGCGCCGATATCACGACCGGACGGGGAAAGGATCTCGGTGACGTCTGACCGCCTCATCGAAGTGATTAACGGGCCGGTCAGTCGCACGCTGCGTTTCGGACTAACGGGGCAGTACTTGTTTATCGCAGGGGGAGAACCCCCTGCAACCCCCCTGCTACCGCCCTAGCTCGCGAGACCGATGTCGAACGTCGCGGCGTAGGCGTCGCCGTTCTTCGTGACGTTCAGGGTCAGCTTGCCGCCGCTCTGCTGGAAGATGCCGTCGGCGGCGTTCCGCGTGACGCCCTGCGTTCCCTTCTGCGAGTACGGCGTCTGCGCGAACACCTGCGTGTTCAGCGCGTCGTCGAAGAAGAGCTGCGAAGTGAACTCGCTCGAAGACGTCGGACGGATCTTGAAGTGGATGTGCACGGCCCGGCCCTGGTACCAGCCGGGATAGACCGTGGTGAACTTCGCGCTGCCCGATGCGTCGGTGGTCCGGTAACCGCGCAGGAACTTCTGCCCTCGCGCGTTGTCCACATCGGAGTACACGCCGAGCGCGTCGCAGTGCCAGACATCGACGACTGCGCCGCTGAGCGCGGTGCACGCGCTGCCGCTGACCCGCGAGACGAGGAAGTTGAGCGTGAGTAGGGCGCCGGGTCTCACCGAGCCGGTCCCGGGATCCGAACGGATGTCAGAGCGGTTCAGCTTCTCGTCGACGAAGTACGGACCTTCAGTGAGTGCGGGACGCACGATGCATGAAGGCAGCACCGTGGTCGCCGCCGCAGATGCCGCGGCTGCCGCCGTCGCCCCGGCGCTCGTCTGCTGCGCCGCGGCCGTCGGCGATGCCGACGTGAGCGCACCCGGAGCGCACGCCGCGAGGAGCGCGACGCTCGATCCACCCAGGAGCGCGAGGACCTCTCTGCGGCTCAGGATGCGGCCGACCTGCGCGTCGTCGTTGTCGATCGCGTGCTGCTCTTTCAGTTCTCTCTGACCTAGACCTTCACCGTCGCAACGAGGTCGACGACAACGCGGATCTCGTCGACGACGCTGACGACGCGGAACGGGACGGAGGGTGCGGACATCCCGAAGTCGCCGAACTTCCAGGTCGGCGCCGCTGTCGCCGTGGCTGTGAGGTCGTTCCCACTGCGCTTGGCCACCACGTCGAACGTCACTTCTTTCGTTTTGCCGTGGATCGTGATCTGACCCGTGAGCTTGAAGGTGAACTCACCGCTCGCCGGCATCGGGAGCACCAGGCCGCTCGTCTTCGTCGGAACGAACTCCGCCTTCGGGAACTGACGGACCTGCAGCGTGTCCATCTTCACGAAGTTGTCGCGGTCGCGCTGATCGCTCGCGAGCGTTGTGAGATCGAACGTGATCTTCGAGTCGGACGAGAACGTGCCGTCGTCTTTGAGGACGAACGTCCCGGTCGCGCCTGTCGCAACGAGCACCGCATCTGATGGGAGGTTCACGCCCACCAGCTGCTCGCGCACGCGCACCGTCGCCCTCGAGGTGTCACTGATGGTCCAGGTCCCGGTCGTGACAGTGCTCACGCTCGTTGCGGTCGCTGTCGGCGTGGGTGTCGCGGTGGCCGCGACGGCCGTTGGCGCAGGGCTCGCGCTCGGCGCGACGGCTGCTCCACCGCACGCGGCGAGCAGGAGGCTCGCGGTCGCGAGCGGCATGGCAATGCGGGACATGTACCCTGAGCTCATCGTTTCCTCCGCGGTGTGTTCGTCCGACCTTACACGCCGGAAGGCCGCTCGGGGCTAAGTATTCGCTAAGAACGCACCGCGTTATGCGCGCATGAATTCAGCAAGCAGGCGATGGAAATGATGCACACCGCCTTCGCGGGCGGGCGAGTATCGGCCGCGATCGTATAGTCGTGAGCGGACGCCGCGCTGGACGGCCTCGACGATCGCCTCGTCTTCGCGCTCCACCCGATCGAGCCCACCGCCCGCGCCCTGTTCGCGCTTGCTCGCGTCCCACACGAACGGGAGGAACGACACGCGCGTCCGATCCACGGCGAGCGGGGCCACGACATTCACCGAGACGCCCCACGGGTACACGTTGAACATCGTCGTCGGGAACAGCCAGTAGTAATACGCGCCGATGGCCTTGCCGGCGTCGGTGTGCGAGCGCGGCGCGCCCAGCGCGCTCTCGCCGGACTTCGCGATCGCGACCTGCAACACGGCGAAGCGCTCGAGCTCGACCGCATAGGCGCCGTAGTCGATGACCGCGGCGAGGCTGTTGTGCACGTACGGGATGTGGAAGCCCTCGAGGTAGTTGTCGATGTACAGCGCCCAGTTCGCGTTCACGACGTAGTCGCGCGTACCGGCCTCATCGAACACGAGTTGGTCGAACGGGAGGTGGCCGATGCGGCCTCGCATCGGCGCCACGACGTCTTCGAACGTCATCGCGGGCGCGAGGGACACCATCAGAAAGCGCTGCCAAGTCCCGAGCGCGACGTGCGGCAGGTCGTCACTCGCCGAAGGAAAGTCCGCCGTCCCTTCGAACTCGGGCATGGAGTGGAAGCGGCCGTCGAGCGTGAAGCGCCGGCCGTGATAGCGGCAGCGCAGTTGCTGCTGGTGGCCCGCTCCGTCGACGACGAGCGTGCCGCGATGCGTGCACACGTTCGACAGCGCATGCACCTGGTCCTGCGCGTCGCGCGTGAGGAGCAGCGGCTCATCGAGCGCACCGGGCAGCAGCGTGAACGGAAAGACCTGTCCGGCCACCTTCACGACATCGTCGTTCGCGGCGTATTGCCATGTGCGAGCGAACACACGCTCACGCTGAGCGCGAAAAAGTGCGTGATCTGAGTAGACACGGGCCGGGAGTGTCTTCGCGACGCGGATGTCGGGATCGATGTCGAAGTTCGCGCCACTCACGCCGCGATGCTAGCGACGAAGGCGTTACGCGCGCAGCGCGGGGTGGCGCTGCGTCTTGACGAGGAGGACGAGCGCGACGAGCGCGAGCGCCGCTGGCGCGAAGGTCGGCGCTGGCTGCATGAAATCCGCCTAAGACGTGCGAATGCACCGCCTGCGAGCCTAAGCCAAGAGCGAGAGCCACAATGGGAACGTGACCGAAGCGTTCGCCCTCGTTCTCCATTCACATCTGCCGTACGCGCGTGGCGCCGGCCGCTGGCCGCATGGCGAGGAGTGGGTGCACGAGGCGATCCTCGGCACGTACCTGCCGCTGCTCGGCCTGCTCCATGACCTGCGCGACGACGACGTCCCGTACCAGATCACGATCGGGCTCACACCAACGCTCATCGAGCAGCTCGCTGACCATGACATCGACGCGCGTTTCATCGAGTACTGCGACGATCAGATCCATCGCGCCGACACCGACGTTCAGCGCTTCGTCGGGGACGGCAACACGGAGCGCGGTGCGATCGCGCGCTTCTATGCGTCGCTCTATCGCGCGCATCGCGACGCCTACGTCCGTCGCTTCGGCCGCGATCTCGTCGCGGCCTTCGCCTCCCTCGCGCGGAGCGGGCATATCGAGATCCTCACGTCGGGCGCGACGCACGGGTACCTACCGCTCCTCGATCAGGCGTCGGTGCATGCGCAGCTCGCCGTCGGAGCGCGCACGACGCGTCG from Candidatus Limnocylindria bacterium encodes the following:
- a CDS encoding twin-arginine translocation signal domain-containing protein — encoded protein: MEREAGPKMDRRRFLQALAAVGVATACGSPPPQAANPVATGAPTAAAAKPVSIEWWRRNYTPGTQNAETVTSDGAVKGFRVRNPNFTISIQGGPFGPETDQKFDLAILQQKAGPDVFHTTGGDVLKYAAAGQLSEPPLTSAERSDFNVSALTATTYKGKVVAYPLWIVPWFEYINLDLFKERGVTPPTDGTWTYEQFLDAAKKLTFKRADGKQIYGFAHANDEFAFMLIDGGRLYDRDVKTWTFNSAEAVSGLERWIALAKEKVMPPDFLTLNPNDSQARFISGEIGILQRPSAMINVLNADPKWKYGTNWEIANFPKGKTAQTAWGGVGFIAVREQADAEKKAAAHQFAKYLTGPDIGPDLNKMSPPVEYWLAPAARTSAAGIYGEYHPAKAKVAKMGSFTYVLPNVSTWAEIDQKYLRPARDAALEGKKTAKQALDEVAPNAQKLLDEANK
- a CDS encoding M81 family metallopeptidase, translated to MTRQRIAIGGMHIESSAFSPHRSGAADFTVLRGAELLARYDDLPAQVEWLPLVHARALPGGAVVRDFYESVKSELLGGLRAALPLDGVFLDIHGAMSVVGMTDAEGDLATAVREVLGRGALLSAAMDPHGNMSRRLASALDLATSHRMSPHEDAPLTRRRAVANLVACLDRGIRPRKAWVRVPVLLPGEKASTRDEPARSIYGALAAIERLAGIIDAAVWIGYAWADEPRCSAAVLVTGTDEDAIAREARGLAERYWNARAEFAFSTAAGDADWCIATGLASRARPFFISDSGDNPTAGGAGDVAFMLERLIAQPALASGRATAIWASVVDPTAVARCVDAGEGATVDLRVGGAFGSTQGAGTALRGDVLRIAFGDPIGGDIAVVATGGVRAVLTSRRKPFHFIRDFTELGLDPATHDLTVVKIGYLVPDLYDAAKGWVLGLTPGGVDQDIVRLGHRGLDRPIYPLDPQMPAPDLAPVILH
- a CDS encoding DUF4342 domain-containing protein, which translates into the protein MPTTKESLFETFHIDEEGVDRVIERIKALIEEGNARRLLVKTRDGVTLIEVPLTLGVVGALLLPVWAAIAAIAAIVTDAVVTVEKRTDDKA
- a CDS encoding sugar ABC transporter permease, which codes for MGAALRRHGWSYLFVLPTFALFVVFTLLPVVQAFALSLQSARIASSEWVGMANFVTLAEDPVFRQALGNTVLYSLVVVAAQLTLALVVASLIQPLGRKSQTFYRALFYLPLVNSAILVAMVWRWIFNPNPYGLANTVLGVLGIEPFRWIGSSDQALAAVILSAVLTIPGGGVVLYSAAMGALPRELYEAAEVEGAGPLTKWWYITVPLLKPTTLYLLVVYTILAFQVFERVYVMTNGGGPNNATITIVQLVYSTAFQFGRYGLASAMAVVLFIMAVAVAVVQFRSLRSDVEY
- a CDS encoding CAP domain-containing protein, giving the protein MRRVRTAVTLLPYALVVLLAVGLAIAGRLSTPDAVRVASSTPTAAVASPTAAVASPTASVVSSEIATPAAASASPSATASASPSASQTASPTTSSLANDASEMLRVHNALRAAVGAPAVRADDRVTAAAQRHAEYLARNDALGHDEVPGAPGFSGVFVRDRLAAQGYSDANASEVATSFTSGTDGVRSLWVLPYHRLGLMHPEAVVAGWGHAEISGRSITVGVIVYDFAAPAPDRVRAPAPDQRVAGAYSGEEIPDVLPAGASRPVGYPIMVVYSSARAVDLRSARLVQVGGPDFAYHVVPQLYERDYVAVIPAAPLTPGARYRVRLELTVAGADVVEEWEFQAER
- a CDS encoding winged helix DNA-binding domain-containing protein is translated as MVLSRRALNRALLERQFLLARSKISAKDAIEWLVGMQAQVPLDPYIGLWTRLEGFRTDELAKLITDRRAVRIGLMRGTVHLVTARDALAIRPVVQPVYERMFVSARDDVGAPTFTSRLAGLDLEAVLALGRNLVDETPRSAAELRPLLKKRWPERDADALAAAVHFHLPLVQVPPRGVWGASAQPRHALLQTWLGRDVAGDASPDKLMQRYLRAFGPATVADARTWSRLTGLREVFERLRSSLRAFRDERGRELFDVPDGPLPDPDTPAPPRFLPEYDNVFLSHDDRSRIVRDDVRWSQRSVMEGRFGTVLINGFIGATWKMSREKGDARLLVAPVVPVAKRDLAAVAEEGARLLAFTDPDANSRDVSVAQATKSAPGSRRTPSKTTISRRAKKGD
- a CDS encoding serine/threonine-protein kinase — its product is MRRSDVTEILSPSGRDIGAVVAGRYRLAAHIGTGGTADVWRAYDESRDRPVTVKILRDPKDSDARRHFLAEARRLETLDHPSIVPVLGIHEALGDTLIAFEHVEGEPLDQIARTGPALPPRKIALLLIQIADAVEAFHSHGFVHLDLKPANVLIAADGRPRLLDFGIAEPIGHPPEVVRGTPGFASPEVTAGGAASRASDVYGLAAIAKELLGAHPSPRVASVLRRGLEPDPTRRYGRPRTFVYGVALAVVIDEELAVLGRVTRRGRAAVSSLLSRGGARRAVAFAKARPELSFRVAAATLIVAGVLLQQTHPAADATNAGTMPALVRPAFDVPPLGAYGATFESQAPYPNASPNSTVEWTLALRNTGSAGWYRGVDGAQASLILDDGTVVAVQSTQYVGPGQTGWFVAHFRAPSELGPHTIRLRPAINGRGPLPDLGIYAVVTVR